From one Bacillus sp. FJAT-42376 genomic stretch:
- a CDS encoding glutathione peroxidase, producing MSIYPFSAKAMNGTEISLEDYKGKVVLIVNTASQCGFTFQYEDLQRLYDRYKSKDFVILGFPSNQFADQEPDDNDRIQTFCTLRYGVSFPMFQKVKVRDEGAHPLFDYLVSNLPFEGFNHFHPVAKVLIPLINERHPEYLFGDSVKWNFTKFLIDQNGQPVKRFEATTDPLDMEQDIERLLNI from the coding sequence ATGAGCATTTATCCATTCTCAGCCAAAGCAATGAACGGAACCGAAATTTCACTTGAAGACTACAAAGGAAAAGTCGTCCTGATTGTCAATACAGCCAGCCAATGCGGATTCACCTTTCAGTACGAGGATCTTCAGCGCCTTTATGACCGCTACAAATCAAAGGACTTTGTCATTTTAGGGTTTCCATCCAATCAGTTTGCTGATCAGGAACCGGATGATAATGACCGGATTCAAACCTTCTGTACCCTTCGCTATGGTGTATCCTTTCCAATGTTTCAAAAGGTAAAAGTCCGTGATGAAGGAGCACACCCGCTGTTCGATTATTTAGTATCCAACTTGCCTTTTGAAGGCTTTAACCATTTTCACCCTGTAGCGAAAGTGTTAATTCCTCTCATAAATGAACGGCATCCGGAATACTTATTCGGCGACTCCGTCAAGTGGAATTTCACTAAGTTTCTGATTGATCAAAATGGCCAGCCGGTCAAACGGTTTGAAGCAACAACCGATCCATTGGATATGGAACAGGATATTGAGAGATTGCTGAATATATAA
- a CDS encoding VOC family protein yields MSANISKVFINLPVKDLDQTVEFFTKLGFEFNPHFTDKNATCMIINEYSYVMLLVEDYFKTFTKKDISDSAKSTEVIVALAAESREHVDEIVNKALDAGGKSSNDPIDHGFMYGWSFQDVNDHLWEVFYMDETAVPGQ; encoded by the coding sequence ATGAGTGCTAACATCAGCAAGGTATTTATTAATCTGCCTGTAAAGGATCTGGATCAAACCGTTGAATTTTTTACGAAGCTTGGATTCGAATTTAATCCTCATTTCACAGACAAAAACGCCACTTGCATGATTATTAATGAGTACTCCTATGTGATGCTTCTTGTAGAAGATTATTTTAAGACCTTTACGAAAAAAGACATCTCGGATTCAGCAAAAAGCACAGAAGTGATTGTCGCTCTTGCTGCGGAAAGCAGAGAGCATGTTGATGAAATCGTAAACAAAGCTCTCGATGCAGGCGGTAAGTCTTCAAATGACCCGATCGATCACGGGTTTATGTATGGATGGAGTTTCCAGGACGTGAACGATCATCTGTGGGAAGTATTTTATATGGATGAAACGGCTGTGCCCGGGCAATAG
- a CDS encoding YueH family protein, with translation MKTAFEEMNLSGNRVAEVFLHKTANGKFIAAVPDIHWSAKFNQIDELHEQFVHLQSSLNFHMFEGNTDELANAIIGMVKKIDQQDAV, from the coding sequence ATGAAAACCGCATTCGAAGAAATGAACCTATCGGGAAATCGGGTAGCAGAAGTATTTTTGCACAAAACCGCCAACGGAAAATTCATTGCCGCTGTACCAGACATTCATTGGTCCGCAAAGTTTAACCAAATAGATGAACTTCATGAGCAATTCGTACACCTTCAGTCGTCGTTAAACTTTCACATGTTTGAAGGGAATACCGATGAATTGGCAAACGCCATTATCGGCATGGTAAAAAAAATTGATCAGCAGGATGCTGTTTAG
- a CDS encoding DUF4440 domain-containing protein: MEHDSVENHLKALEERLLQPEIRKSKEELDLLLADDFMEITSSGLIKDKTDCLNGLAVPVMKLSEFSIRLLGEHLVQTMYTMTDVTQSRTSLRSSIWRRSSQGWQMTFHQGTLLKEDGNENRKRENAGGRNVHTE; this comes from the coding sequence GTGGAGCATGACAGCGTGGAAAATCATTTGAAAGCATTGGAAGAACGCTTGCTGCAGCCGGAGATCCGTAAGTCCAAAGAGGAGCTTGACCTTCTTCTAGCGGATGATTTTATGGAGATTACAAGCTCCGGGCTGATCAAAGATAAAACGGACTGTCTTAATGGTCTTGCTGTTCCGGTGATGAAGCTTTCGGAGTTTTCAATCCGTCTTTTAGGAGAGCATCTCGTTCAGACCATGTATACCATGACGGATGTGACACAATCACGTACATCCTTGCGCAGCTCGATTTGGAGACGCTCCAGTCAGGGCTGGCAGATGACGTTTCACCAGGGTACTTTACTTAAGGAGGATGGAAATGAGAACAGAAAAAGAGAAAATGCTGGCGGGAGAAATGTACATACCGAGTGA
- a CDS encoding maltose acetyltransferase domain-containing protein has protein sequence MRTEKEKMLAGEMYIPSDPQLLEERIHARRLTRLLNGTTETEGEERVRVIKELFGSTGKEIWIEPSFRCDYGSNIHTGEAFFANFDCVFLDVCEIRFGDNCMLGPGVHIYTATHPLHPHERNSGKEYGKPVTIGHNVWIGGAAVINPGVTIGDNAVIAGGAVVVKDVPANTVVGGNPAKVLKEIDI, from the coding sequence ATGAGAACAGAAAAAGAGAAAATGCTGGCGGGAGAAATGTACATACCGAGTGATCCTCAGCTCCTTGAAGAGCGAATCCATGCCAGAAGGCTGACGAGATTGCTTAACGGAACAACGGAAACAGAAGGGGAAGAGAGGGTTCGTGTCATTAAAGAGCTGTTTGGTTCAACAGGAAAGGAAATCTGGATTGAACCTTCCTTCCGCTGCGATTACGGATCCAATATCCATACAGGAGAAGCATTTTTCGCTAATTTTGATTGCGTCTTTCTGGATGTGTGTGAGATTCGGTTTGGAGACAACTGCATGCTTGGGCCGGGAGTCCATATTTACACGGCGACCCATCCGCTTCATCCGCATGAGCGAAATAGCGGAAAGGAGTATGGAAAACCGGTTACAATCGGCCATAATGTCTGGATTGGCGGGGCAGCCGTTATTAATCCCGGTGTTACAATTGGGGACAATGCGGTGATTGCCGGAGGAGCCGTTGTTGTGAAGGATGTCCCTGCCAATACCGTGGTGGGCGGAAATCCGGCGAAAGTGTTAAAGGAAATTGACATATAA
- a CDS encoding potassium/proton antiporter — translation MNFSIDSIIFVLALLLIIGVLTAKFSNRLGLPALVFFVAVGMGLGSYVYFDNAKITQLFGILALIIIIFEGGVQTRWKDLRSVLRPAASLATVGVLVTTAVAGLFAKFILDLSWLEGLLFGAIVGSTDAAAVFSVLGSKNIRKKLTTTLEAESGSNDPMAVFLTVTLIEIIQHPDTSFLILILTFFWEMGFGLVMGFLVGKGSVWLINKIDFDSSGLYPVLTLGLAILSYGITTSLHASGLLAVFVTAVVIGNSPLTYRHTIIRFNEGFAWMMQILMFILLGLLAFPKQLIAITWQGLLLAFLLMLVARPLGVFISMMFSKFSFREKIFISWAGLRGAVPIVLATYPLMANLENDNLIFNVVFFVVLLSALLQGATISPLAKKLKLEEGETKVKSHTLELVSIGKTSNELIELEIPAETPYAGIELKNIDLPTDTLITGVIRGEKLITPRGDTILQGKDTLYILVSKKNRDTIQQLFEEKDTDFALEKE, via the coding sequence TTGAATTTTTCCATAGACAGTATCATCTTTGTATTGGCATTATTGCTGATCATCGGCGTGTTGACTGCCAAGTTCTCCAATCGCCTCGGACTGCCCGCACTTGTTTTTTTCGTCGCAGTCGGTATGGGCCTCGGCAGTTATGTGTATTTTGATAACGCAAAAATTACACAGCTATTTGGTATCTTAGCATTAATTATCATTATATTTGAAGGGGGCGTCCAAACCCGCTGGAAGGATCTGCGCAGCGTTCTTCGCCCCGCCGCTTCCCTTGCCACAGTCGGGGTGCTCGTGACCACGGCTGTTGCCGGGCTTTTTGCGAAATTCATCCTGGATTTAAGCTGGCTTGAAGGCCTTCTGTTTGGAGCGATCGTCGGTTCAACCGACGCTGCGGCTGTGTTCTCTGTGCTCGGGAGCAAGAATATCCGCAAAAAGCTGACCACGACCCTTGAAGCAGAATCAGGTTCCAATGACCCAATGGCGGTTTTCCTGACCGTTACACTGATTGAGATTATTCAGCATCCGGACACAAGCTTTCTTATTCTGATTCTGACCTTTTTCTGGGAAATGGGCTTTGGACTTGTCATGGGCTTCCTTGTCGGGAAAGGATCGGTTTGGCTGATCAATAAGATTGATTTTGATTCGTCCGGTCTTTATCCCGTTCTTACATTAGGGTTAGCTATCCTATCTTACGGAATCACCACGAGCCTTCATGCAAGCGGACTTCTGGCCGTCTTTGTCACAGCCGTCGTGATTGGAAACTCGCCGCTTACTTACCGGCACACCATCATCCGTTTCAATGAGGGCTTTGCATGGATGATGCAGATTTTAATGTTTATCCTGCTGGGGCTGCTTGCTTTCCCGAAACAGCTCATCGCCATTACCTGGCAGGGGCTGCTTCTAGCCTTCCTGCTTATGCTTGTCGCTCGGCCGCTTGGCGTTTTCATCAGTATGATGTTCAGCAAGTTTTCCTTCAGGGAAAAAATCTTTATTTCCTGGGCCGGATTAAGGGGAGCTGTGCCAATCGTATTGGCCACCTACCCGCTGATGGCCAATTTGGAAAATGACAATTTGATTTTCAATGTGGTTTTCTTCGTTGTCCTGCTCTCGGCTCTGCTTCAGGGCGCCACCATTTCGCCGCTCGCCAAAAAGCTGAAGCTGGAAGAAGGCGAAACGAAAGTGAAGAGCCACACATTGGAGCTTGTTTCTATCGGCAAAACAAGCAACGAATTGATTGAGCTTGAAATCCCTGCGGAAACTCCGTATGCCGGCATTGAACTGAAGAACATTGATCTTCCGACCGACACGCTGATTACGGGCGTAATCAGGGGGGAAAAGCTGATTACTCCACGCGGGGATACCATTCTTCAAGGGAAAGATACGCTTTACATTCTCGTTTCGAAAAAAAACCGGGACACGATTCAGCAGCTGTTCGAGGAAAAAGACACAGATTTTGCATTGGAAAAAGAGTAA
- a CDS encoding sigma-70 family RNA polymerase sigma factor yields the protein MVENNDAELYERLAVKDKQAFETLYDRYEKLLFSFAYKITKDRGLAEEVMQDVFVKLWNGTHAFDTSKGKFSSWLLTITRNKAIDMIRKNAKHEHYELIEKDSLISEEKPVDQAVEWKEDREVIRRAVSQLNGDQQKVIDLFYFKGFSQQKISDKCGVPLGTVKGRIRLALKHLRETLEKGGRSDYEV from the coding sequence ATGGTCGAAAACAATGACGCAGAACTCTACGAACGGCTTGCTGTGAAAGATAAGCAGGCTTTTGAAACGCTGTATGACCGATACGAGAAATTGCTTTTTTCTTTTGCTTATAAAATAACAAAAGACCGCGGTTTAGCAGAAGAAGTCATGCAGGACGTATTCGTCAAGCTCTGGAATGGAACGCACGCCTTCGACACCTCAAAAGGAAAGTTCTCCTCTTGGCTGCTTACAATTACACGGAACAAGGCGATCGATATGATAAGAAAAAATGCGAAGCATGAGCATTATGAATTAATAGAGAAAGATTCTTTAATCAGCGAAGAAAAACCGGTGGATCAGGCAGTGGAATGGAAAGAAGACAGGGAAGTGATCCGCCGGGCGGTATCGCAGCTGAACGGGGATCAGCAGAAAGTAATTGATCTATTTTATTTTAAAGGGTTCAGCCAGCAGAAAATTTCCGACAAATGCGGGGTGCCTCTTGGGACAGTGAAAGGGAGAATTAGACTTGCGCTGAAGCATCTGAGAGAAACATTGGAGAAAGGAGGGAGGTCTGATTATGAAGTCTGA
- a CDS encoding anti-sigma factor: MKSEQCNHLIDYFNGMMSKEEEAVFERHLEECGECREELAELRLLTEDLPYLSDPVEPSPDLKSRILEAAYEENGLNQEEVPELEAYRKNKPLNEPEVKKSKRSQALLIGGLAAGLVVSLAGNVIQLSDQKEEEQLVQSEAIEKKVALASTEGNQSLSAKASFVKEKDEQLMVLQADGLPEIKDGELYQVWLIKGEKPVPAGYFTPDKKGNGALVYKVSDEELDWDTVAITVENEPNLSAPQGKVVLAGTI; the protein is encoded by the coding sequence ATGAAGTCTGAGCAATGCAATCATTTAATCGATTATTTTAACGGGATGATGTCAAAAGAGGAAGAAGCTGTATTTGAACGGCACTTGGAAGAATGCGGGGAGTGCAGGGAAGAACTTGCGGAACTTCGTTTGCTGACCGAGGACCTTCCTTATCTTTCAGATCCTGTTGAGCCATCACCAGATCTTAAGAGCCGGATTTTAGAAGCGGCATATGAAGAGAACGGATTGAATCAAGAAGAAGTTCCTGAGCTGGAAGCTTACCGCAAGAACAAACCCCTGAATGAGCCAGAGGTCAAAAAATCAAAACGCAGCCAGGCTCTTTTAATAGGAGGTTTGGCAGCCGGATTGGTTGTATCCCTCGCAGGCAATGTCATTCAGCTGTCCGATCAGAAAGAAGAAGAGCAGCTTGTGCAGAGTGAAGCGATTGAGAAAAAAGTCGCGCTTGCCTCAACGGAAGGAAATCAGTCGCTTAGTGCAAAGGCATCCTTTGTAAAAGAAAAAGATGAGCAGCTTATGGTTCTTCAGGCAGACGGACTTCCGGAAATTAAAGACGGAGAATTGTATCAGGTATGGCTGATTAAAGGGGAAAAACCTGTTCCAGCCGGTTATTTTACTCCCGACAAAAAAGGAAACGGAGCTCTTGTTTATAAGGTATCAGACGAAGAACTTGACTGGGATACAGTGGCCATTACAGTAGAAAATGAGCCGAATTTATCGGCTCCGCAGGGAAAAGTGGTATTAGCCGGAACCATATAG
- a CDS encoding nucleoside hydrolase: MKVLLFCDPGIDDSLAIIYALQHPGIDLLGIVTSYGNVSKEQATVNAAYLAGLAGRSDLPIISGAEFPLSGENTQYYPEIHGPDGLGPIRPPKQVQGNYKGFAHLFSIVKNHLNDLAIIDVGRSTSLSAAFNLNRDLMMRVNKIYLMGGAFHVPGNVTPLAEANFHGDPIAVNVVLKYAKEVFIAPLNITNHALVTREIANYIYTASRSVFKELIPPVTDFYAAYYRKMNPGMKGAPVHDVLPFYYMMNEGLLFAKERKVSVLTCEDGRGTSVADLRNSSRNDGSKRHIALQFNYRHFIADFIKIMTG, encoded by the coding sequence ATGAAGGTGCTGCTGTTCTGCGATCCCGGAATTGATGATTCTCTTGCCATTATCTATGCCCTTCAGCATCCCGGCATTGATCTGCTCGGGATTGTAACAAGCTATGGAAATGTATCAAAAGAGCAAGCGACCGTAAACGCGGCTTATTTGGCGGGCCTTGCCGGACGGTCTGATCTTCCTATCATTTCAGGGGCGGAATTCCCGCTCTCCGGTGAAAACACTCAATATTACCCTGAAATTCATGGTCCGGACGGTCTCGGGCCCATCCGGCCCCCGAAACAGGTCCAGGGAAATTATAAGGGATTCGCCCACCTTTTCAGCATCGTGAAGAATCATTTGAATGATTTGGCGATCATCGATGTCGGGAGAAGCACCTCTTTATCCGCAGCATTTAATCTGAATCGGGATCTTATGATGAGGGTGAACAAGATTTATCTGATGGGCGGGGCCTTTCATGTGCCGGGAAATGTTACTCCGCTTGCGGAAGCAAATTTTCACGGAGATCCCATCGCAGTGAATGTCGTACTCAAATATGCGAAAGAAGTCTTTATCGCTCCTCTCAATATTACGAACCATGCCCTTGTCACACGGGAAATAGCGAACTATATTTACACAGCTTCCCGGTCTGTTTTTAAAGAACTGATTCCTCCGGTTACCGATTTTTATGCGGCCTATTACCGCAAAATGAATCCGGGGATGAAGGGGGCCCCGGTCCATGATGTGCTTCCATTCTATTACATGATGAATGAGGGACTCCTTTTTGCGAAGGAGCGGAAGGTTTCCGTTCTGACTTGTGAGGATGGACGGGGAACGAGTGTGGCGGATTTAAGGAACTCGAGCAGAAACGACGGAAGCAAAAGGCACATCGCTCTTCAGTTCAATTACCGCCATTTTATCGCGGATTTTATCAAGATTATGACCGGATGA
- a CDS encoding CrcB family protein, translating into MKYIAIGLAGAAGAILRYLTGLAGTISGFPAGTFIANMSGCFLLAFLTAGVFKMDQFPKNLAAPIGTGLIGSYTTFSAFSLESVQLFEGNRFDLALLYIAVSGLLGLALAIAGYRAGNVLLERREQR; encoded by the coding sequence ATGAAGTACATTGCCATCGGCCTTGCAGGAGCAGCAGGCGCCATTCTCAGATACCTAACCGGACTGGCGGGAACTATTTCAGGATTTCCCGCCGGAACGTTTATAGCCAACATGTCCGGATGCTTCCTGCTTGCCTTTTTAACGGCAGGAGTATTCAAAATGGACCAATTTCCTAAAAATCTTGCGGCTCCAATCGGTACAGGCCTGATTGGGTCTTATACGACGTTTTCGGCTTTTAGTCTGGAATCTGTCCAGCTGTTTGAAGGGAACCGCTTTGATCTCGCTCTGCTTTATATCGCTGTGAGCGGCCTTTTGGGACTCGCTCTTGCGATTGCGGGATACAGAGCGGGCAATGTCCTGCTGGAAAGGCGTGAGCAGCGGTGA
- a CDS encoding CrcB family protein produces MISYFYIAIGGFLGAISRYAVSQKWNGPALPYGTLFVNLAGAFLIGCLAGVTPSETVYLLAATGFLGGFTTFSTMNLELAKQVMEKKYRAFLIYGAITYIGGILLAYAGFLLTGIR; encoded by the coding sequence GTGATTTCTTATTTTTACATAGCGATTGGGGGATTTCTCGGGGCCATCTCCAGATATGCCGTCAGTCAAAAATGGAACGGCCCTGCCCTTCCTTATGGAACGCTATTCGTCAATTTGGCTGGGGCCTTTTTAATAGGCTGTCTGGCGGGGGTCACGCCTTCAGAAACGGTCTATCTGCTCGCAGCGACAGGATTCCTGGGCGGGTTCACGACATTTTCTACGATGAATCTTGAACTGGCAAAGCAAGTGATGGAGAAGAAATACAGGGCATTTCTTATTTATGGGGCAATTACCTATATAGGAGGCATCCTTCTTGCATACGCCGGGTTTTTGCTGACTGGAATACGATGA
- a CDS encoding metalloregulator ArsR/SmtB family transcription factor, translating into MKSALQEKNPAAVANLFKALADETRMKIAYALLIEGELCVCDAAEITGSSNATASHHLRLLKSLGLARFRKEGKQVYYALDDDHVRQLIEVAFAHQEEVAARG; encoded by the coding sequence ATGAAAAGCGCTCTGCAGGAAAAGAATCCGGCAGCCGTAGCCAATTTATTTAAAGCACTGGCCGATGAAACGAGGATGAAGATCGCCTATGCCCTTCTAATAGAAGGAGAACTATGCGTCTGTGATGCGGCAGAAATTACAGGTTCTTCGAATGCAACAGCCTCTCACCATCTTAGATTATTGAAAAGCCTGGGTCTTGCCCGTTTTCGCAAAGAGGGAAAACAGGTCTATTACGCATTGGATGACGACCATGTGAGGCAGCTGATTGAGGTTGCTTTTGCCCATCAGGAAGAGGTGGCAGCACGTGGATAA
- a CDS encoding heavy metal translocating P-type ATPase: protein MDKVEDQHVYRVQGFTCAHCAGKFERNVQAITGVHDAKVNFGASKLTVFGTASIEEIEHAGAFENLKVHKDDRRAAIPAEPVLPFWKRHVMLLLSAAVLLLAFIFQVQLGEGSVLSVSAFAASMLIGGYGLFITGLKNLVRFDFDMRTLMTIAIIGAAIIGEWSEGAIVVILFAISEALERYSMDKARNSIRSLMDIAPKQATIKKNGKEWTIDAEDIEVGDVLVVRPGQKIAMDGIVLNGMSAVNQAAITGESMPVPKTADDSVFAGTLNEEGVLEIKVTKRAEDTTLAKIIHLVEEAQGEKAPSQAFVDVFAKYYTPAIMLISLLVMIGPPLIAGADWSTWVYQGLAVLVVGCPCALVVSTPVAIVTAIGNAARNGVLIKGGVYLEEMGSLKAVAFDKTGTLTAGKPVVSMLEMFGDREKVYPLFAALEHMSRHPLSAAVIKKAKEDAVEFEEIAVEDFVSMTGKGIRGRIHGTEYAAASPSFFKEWSHALELPDKIEELQTQGNTVILFGTQDEILSVAAIADQARETSVEAVQKLHQLGIQKTVMLTGDNRRTAEAVGRYLGMDEIRSELLPEDKLTEVKKMRNEYGRVAMVGDGVNDAPALAASTVGIAMGGAGTDTALETADVALMSDDLKKLPFTISLSRKALMIIKQNIFFALGIKLAALVLVVPGWLTLWIAIFADMGATLLVTLNGLRLLKVKDR, encoded by the coding sequence GTGGATAAGGTCGAGGATCAGCACGTTTATCGTGTTCAGGGATTTACATGCGCACACTGTGCAGGCAAATTTGAACGGAATGTGCAGGCGATTACCGGGGTGCATGACGCAAAAGTAAATTTTGGGGCTTCGAAGCTGACGGTTTTCGGAACGGCTTCCATAGAAGAGATTGAGCATGCAGGAGCATTTGAGAATTTAAAGGTCCATAAAGATGATCGAAGGGCGGCCATCCCTGCAGAACCGGTGCTTCCTTTTTGGAAACGGCATGTTATGCTGCTTTTATCAGCGGCTGTTCTTCTCCTGGCTTTCATTTTTCAGGTGCAGCTTGGAGAGGGAAGTGTTTTATCGGTTTCCGCCTTTGCTGCGTCCATGCTGATCGGAGGCTACGGTCTTTTCATTACCGGACTGAAAAATCTGGTTCGATTCGATTTTGACATGAGAACGCTCATGACGATCGCGATCATTGGGGCAGCCATCATCGGAGAGTGGAGTGAAGGTGCGATTGTCGTCATTCTTTTTGCCATCAGCGAAGCGCTGGAAAGGTATTCGATGGATAAAGCAAGGAACTCGATCCGTTCTCTGATGGACATTGCCCCTAAGCAGGCAACGATCAAGAAAAACGGGAAAGAGTGGACAATTGATGCTGAAGACATCGAGGTTGGCGATGTTCTCGTAGTGAGACCCGGCCAGAAAATCGCGATGGATGGAATTGTCCTAAACGGCATGTCTGCCGTCAACCAGGCAGCGATTACGGGTGAGTCGATGCCGGTGCCAAAGACAGCGGATGATTCAGTTTTTGCCGGAACCCTGAATGAAGAAGGGGTTCTTGAAATCAAGGTGACCAAGAGAGCCGAAGACACGACGCTTGCAAAAATCATTCACCTTGTCGAAGAAGCTCAAGGTGAAAAAGCTCCTTCTCAGGCCTTCGTGGATGTATTTGCCAAATATTATACACCTGCAATCATGCTGATTTCCCTGCTTGTGATGATCGGACCTCCGCTCATCGCCGGTGCGGACTGGAGTACGTGGGTTTATCAGGGACTCGCCGTTCTTGTTGTCGGCTGTCCATGTGCTCTCGTTGTTTCGACTCCGGTTGCGATCGTAACGGCGATTGGGAACGCGGCACGAAACGGGGTCTTGATTAAAGGCGGGGTCTATCTCGAAGAAATGGGTTCGCTGAAGGCGGTCGCGTTTGATAAGACCGGAACCCTTACCGCCGGCAAGCCAGTTGTTTCCATGCTTGAGATGTTTGGGGACCGGGAAAAGGTGTATCCTTTATTCGCCGCACTGGAACATATGTCACGGCATCCTCTTTCCGCAGCGGTCATAAAGAAGGCGAAAGAAGATGCGGTTGAATTTGAAGAGATTGCAGTGGAGGATTTTGTCTCCATGACCGGAAAAGGGATACGGGGCAGGATCCATGGAACCGAGTATGCGGCGGCGAGCCCTTCGTTTTTTAAAGAATGGAGCCATGCTTTGGAACTGCCGGATAAAATAGAAGAACTCCAGACACAGGGCAATACCGTCATCCTGTTCGGAACACAAGACGAAATCCTCTCGGTTGCCGCTATTGCCGATCAGGCGAGGGAAACGAGTGTGGAAGCTGTTCAAAAGCTGCATCAGCTTGGGATTCAGAAAACGGTCATGCTGACGGGAGATAACCGGAGGACCGCGGAAGCAGTCGGAAGGTACCTCGGAATGGATGAAATCCGCTCAGAACTGCTTCCGGAGGATAAGCTCACGGAAGTGAAAAAAATGAGGAACGAGTATGGCCGTGTAGCGATGGTGGGAGACGGAGTCAACGATGCCCCGGCTCTCGCTGCATCAACCGTCGGAATTGCCATGGGGGGAGCGGGAACAGATACCGCTCTTGAAACGGCGGATGTCGCCTTGATGAGTGATGATCTCAAAAAGCTTCCGTTCACGATATCCTTGAGCCGGAAAGCACTTATGATCATTAAACAAAATATTTTCTTCGCGCTCGGCATTAAATTGGCCGCACTCGTGCTGGTTGTACCAGGATGGCTCACTCTGTGGATTGCCATTTTTGCAGATATGGGCGCGACCCTTTTGGTCACATTGAACGGTTTAAGGCTGCTGAAAGTGAAGGATCGCTGA
- a CDS encoding NUDIX hydrolase: MKREDVVYSLVCDEANEKILMVKNSKRDDWSMPGGAVEQGETLPVAAKREAFEETGLTLQIGDLLSVNEAFMENSHAHVLFFTFKAEIISGELSIQDTETIDEIAWMDWETADRWMPYHPEGIRGLLKSSIPYVLEE; the protein is encoded by the coding sequence ATGAAACGAGAAGATGTGGTCTATTCCTTAGTCTGTGACGAAGCAAATGAGAAAATATTAATGGTGAAAAACAGCAAACGTGATGACTGGTCTATGCCGGGAGGGGCAGTGGAACAGGGTGAAACGCTTCCCGTTGCCGCCAAAAGAGAAGCGTTTGAAGAAACCGGCCTGACCCTTCAAATAGGCGACCTCCTTTCGGTGAACGAAGCATTTATGGAAAACAGCCATGCCCACGTTCTCTTTTTCACCTTTAAAGCTGAAATTATAAGCGGTGAATTGAGCATTCAGGATACAGAGACCATTGATGAAATTGCATGGATGGACTGGGAGACAGCGGACCGCTGGATGCCTTACCATCCGGAAGGAATCAGAGGTCTGCTGAAATCCTCCATTCCGTATGTGCTGGAGGAGTGA
- a CDS encoding MBL fold metallo-hydrolase, protein MEIRLIRNATLHVHYAGKTFLIDPFFAEKGAMPPFPNTPNQDQRNPLVSLPDSIEEIVKADAVLVTHLHPDHYDETAKQALPKELPLYAQNENDAEVLRQDGFVHAQSLGESISFGDITITKTSGQHGRGEITKHTGTVSGFVFSHPEEKTLYIAGDTVWCKDVEDAIEKHHPEVIFVNGGAAQYTSGDVITMDKEDIEQTQKAAPDAELAVIHMETLNHCLLTRAGLKEFLSDKEWSEKVSIPEDGETLQF, encoded by the coding sequence ATGGAAATACGTCTTATCCGCAACGCGACATTACACGTCCATTACGCTGGAAAAACATTTTTAATCGATCCGTTTTTTGCAGAAAAAGGAGCCATGCCTCCATTTCCGAATACTCCGAATCAGGACCAGCGGAATCCATTGGTCAGTCTGCCTGACTCCATCGAAGAGATCGTAAAGGCGGATGCGGTACTTGTTACCCATTTGCATCCCGATCACTATGATGAAACAGCGAAACAGGCTCTGCCTAAGGAACTTCCCCTATACGCTCAAAATGAGAATGATGCAGAAGTGCTCCGGCAGGATGGGTTTGTACACGCACAATCATTGGGAGAGTCCATTTCCTTTGGAGATATTACCATAACAAAAACAAGCGGCCAGCACGGGAGGGGCGAAATTACGAAGCACACCGGTACGGTTTCCGGATTCGTATTTAGCCATCCTGAAGAAAAAACGCTGTATATAGCAGGGGACACCGTCTGGTGCAAAGACGTGGAAGATGCCATCGAGAAGCATCACCCTGAAGTGATTTTTGTAAACGGAGGGGCCGCCCAATACACGAGCGGTGATGTGATCACCATGGATAAAGAAGACATCGAACAGACTCAGAAGGCAGCTCCGGACGCAGAACTCGCTGTGATCCATATGGAAACACTCAATCACTGTCTGCTGACAAGGGCCGGGCTGAAGGAATTCCTTTCGGATAAAGAATGGTCAGAAAAAGTTTCTATACCGGAAGACGGGGAAACGCTGCAATTTTAA